A window from Micromonospora terminaliae encodes these proteins:
- a CDS encoding RNA polymerase sigma factor codes for MQVADDVLIRESIRDPERFAPIFDRHAAAVHRYLARRIGAPGEDLLAETFLIAFRRRASYRPMQLDVRPWLFGIATNVLHRHVRQEERRYRALARAGLLEAGSHADDPSDDRLDAQALRSALAAALAGLKPADRDALLLLAWAQLSYVEIAATLNIPIGTVRSRINRARRLTRTALSSLKEDR; via the coding sequence ATGCAAGTCGCCGACGACGTGCTGATCCGCGAGTCGATACGAGATCCGGAACGGTTCGCGCCGATCTTCGACCGGCACGCCGCCGCCGTGCATCGCTACCTGGCCCGCAGGATCGGAGCGCCGGGCGAGGACCTGCTGGCCGAGACGTTCCTGATCGCGTTTCGGCGGCGAGCCTCGTACCGACCGATGCAGCTCGATGTGCGGCCGTGGCTGTTCGGCATCGCCACCAACGTCCTGCACCGGCACGTACGCCAGGAGGAACGCCGGTATCGGGCGCTGGCCCGGGCCGGGCTCCTCGAGGCCGGTTCGCACGCGGACGACCCGTCCGATGACCGACTGGACGCCCAGGCACTGCGATCCGCGCTCGCCGCGGCGCTGGCGGGCCTGAAGCCCGCGGACCGGGACGCGCTGCTGCTACTGGCCTGGGCACAGCTCTCCTACGTCGAGATCGCCGCCACGCTCAATATCCCGATCGGAACCGTGCGTTCGCGGATCAACCGGGCCCGTCGGCTCACACGTACCGCACTGAGCTCGCTCAAGGAGGACCGATGA
- a CDS encoding SMI1/KNR4 family protein — MSDATGCGWSPVETQLGVALPDDYKAFVDVHGPGSVDDHLIVCAPNAVHDWADLVQHNTWAHECVRLDFAGPDNWSEGWPLGDASRWTPNREDVPSWFEPGDNLISWGYTRNGDFLFWHVRPGTAPDEWPVVLKERGPYWEHYHVGFSAALVGLLTGESQSVYLSRWLGGPHTYGL; from the coding sequence ATGTCAGACGCGACCGGATGCGGCTGGTCGCCAGTCGAGACACAGCTGGGTGTTGCGCTGCCCGACGATTACAAGGCGTTCGTCGACGTGCATGGGCCCGGCTCCGTCGATGATCACCTCATCGTCTGCGCCCCCAACGCGGTCCACGACTGGGCAGACCTGGTGCAACACAACACCTGGGCGCACGAGTGCGTCCGCCTGGACTTCGCGGGGCCCGACAACTGGTCCGAAGGCTGGCCGCTAGGCGACGCATCGCGTTGGACGCCGAACCGCGAGGATGTCCCGTCCTGGTTCGAGCCTGGCGACAACCTGATCTCGTGGGGGTACACCCGGAACGGCGACTTCCTCTTCTGGCACGTCAGGCCCGGCACGGCCCCTGACGAATGGCCTGTTGTGCTGAAGGAAAGAGGGCCGTATTGGGAGCACTACCACGTCGGATTCTCCGCAGCACTGGTCGGCCTACTTACCGGCGAGAGCCAATCCGTGTATCTGAGCCGATGGCTAGGCGGACCGCACACCTACGGCCTCTGA
- a CDS encoding NAD(P)/FAD-dependent oxidoreductase, producing the protein MKHRIVVLGAGYAGAFVAGNLARRLSPADTQVTVVNAEPDFVQRLRLHQLAAGQKIEAPKLAAVFAGTGIRLRLARVTAVDPERQVVAVADADGGGGLGYDTLVYALGSRGDDCGVPGVVEHAFDIAARPSALRLRERLDSLDRRREGGRVLVVGDGLTGIESATEIAESRPGLSVTLVARGELGARLSAGARSHLRRACDRLGITVLEHTSVEAVEATRVLCADGTAVASDATVWTAGFAVNPIAAAGGLEVTERGQIVVDRTMRSVSHPNVYAAGDSAYAIGDNGRPLPMSCASAGHTSKQVIEAIIGRLTGRKIANIKMTYTANHISLGRQDGILQAVDDEAQAKPKYVGGRKAARIKSGILKMSLWATSHPTFGLPKRKRRLDTVPDASATKALGAAA; encoded by the coding sequence ATGAAGCACCGCATCGTCGTCCTCGGCGCCGGCTATGCCGGGGCCTTCGTCGCCGGGAACCTGGCCCGCCGGCTGTCCCCGGCGGACACCCAGGTCACCGTGGTCAACGCTGAGCCGGACTTCGTCCAGCGGCTGCGGCTGCACCAGCTCGCGGCCGGCCAGAAGATCGAGGCTCCGAAGCTCGCCGCCGTCTTCGCGGGCACGGGGATTCGGTTGCGCCTGGCTCGTGTCACCGCCGTCGACCCCGAGCGCCAGGTCGTTGCTGTGGCCGACGCCGATGGCGGCGGCGGACTCGGCTACGACACGCTTGTCTACGCCCTCGGCAGCCGCGGCGACGACTGCGGCGTCCCCGGCGTGGTCGAGCATGCCTTCGACATCGCCGCCCGGCCCTCGGCGCTGCGTCTGCGCGAGCGCCTGGACAGCCTGGACAGGCGGCGGGAAGGCGGGCGGGTGCTGGTCGTCGGCGATGGGTTGACCGGCATCGAGAGCGCCACCGAGATCGCTGAATCCCGGCCTGGCCTGTCGGTGACGCTCGTGGCCCGCGGCGAGCTGGGAGCCCGGCTCTCTGCCGGAGCCCGCAGCCACCTGCGCCGGGCATGCGACCGGCTGGGCATCACCGTCCTGGAGCACACCAGCGTCGAAGCCGTCGAAGCGACGCGGGTGCTGTGCGCCGACGGCACGGCCGTGGCCTCCGACGCCACCGTGTGGACGGCCGGGTTCGCGGTCAACCCCATCGCCGCCGCCGGCGGGCTGGAGGTCACCGAACGCGGCCAGATCGTCGTCGATCGCACCATGCGGTCGGTCTCGCACCCGAACGTCTACGCCGCCGGCGACAGCGCCTACGCCATCGGCGACAACGGCCGGCCGCTGCCGATGTCCTGCGCTTCGGCCGGCCACACCAGCAAGCAAGTCATCGAGGCGATCATCGGACGCCTGACCGGTCGCAAGATCGCGAACATCAAGATGACCTACACGGCCAACCACATCAGCCTCGGGCGGCAGGACGGGATCCTGCAGGCGGTCGACGACGAAGCGCAAGCAAAGCCGAAGTACGTGGGCGGCCGGAAGGCCGCGCGGATCAAGTCGGGCATCCTCAAGATGTCGCTGTGGGCCACGTCGCACCCGACCTTCGGTCTGCCCAAGCGCAAGCGCCGCCTGGACACCGTGCCAGATGCGTCCGCCACGAAGGCACTCGGCGCAGCCGCCTAG
- a CDS encoding sigma-70 family RNA polymerase sigma factor, translating into MDSTATDRFDTSRFEASRNRLASLAYRLLGSATDAEDVVQDTFLHWQAVDRQQIKVPEAWLTKVVTNLCLDRLRSAQARRERTVGAWLPEPLLDGDPMLGPADTFEQRESVSLAVLTLMERLSPLERAVYVLREAFSYSHAEIAEILDITESSSQQHLHRARRRINAARRRGGEVDPASARRIVEEFLAAASSGRTERLVALLTDDATAVSDGAAGLAETLLRYDTPHRIAAVVRAGFKPTPAKRRLVGGTPAIHYALVNGAPAILFMLGDQVAGAVTFDITNSKIATVRGIAAPTRLARLAETWRQHEPEPPLITHW; encoded by the coding sequence GTGGACAGCACCGCCACCGATCGCTTCGACACCAGTCGGTTCGAGGCCAGTCGGAACCGGCTGGCCTCGCTGGCGTACCGGCTGCTGGGCTCCGCCACCGACGCCGAAGACGTCGTGCAGGACACGTTCCTGCACTGGCAGGCCGTCGACCGGCAGCAGATCAAGGTGCCGGAAGCGTGGCTGACCAAGGTCGTCACCAACTTGTGCCTCGACCGGCTCCGCTCGGCACAAGCCCGCCGCGAACGCACCGTCGGCGCCTGGCTGCCCGAACCACTCCTCGACGGCGACCCGATGCTCGGCCCGGCCGACACGTTCGAGCAGCGCGAATCGGTCTCCCTGGCAGTGCTGACGCTCATGGAGCGCCTGTCACCCCTCGAGCGGGCCGTCTATGTCCTGCGCGAAGCGTTCTCCTACAGCCACGCCGAGATCGCCGAGATCCTCGACATCACCGAGTCGTCAAGCCAGCAGCACCTCCACCGAGCCCGGCGCCGCATCAACGCCGCACGGCGCCGCGGCGGCGAAGTCGACCCGGCATCCGCCCGCAGGATCGTCGAGGAATTCCTCGCCGCTGCCTCCTCGGGCCGCACCGAACGGCTGGTGGCGCTGCTCACCGACGACGCGACCGCCGTCTCCGACGGCGCAGCCGGCTTGGCCGAGACGCTGCTGCGATACGACACTCCGCATCGCATCGCCGCCGTCGTACGGGCCGGCTTCAAACCCACACCCGCGAAACGGCGACTCGTCGGCGGCACCCCCGCCATCCACTACGCGCTCGTCAACGGCGCCCCCGCCATCCTCTTCATGCTCGGCGACCAGGTCGCCGGCGCCGTGACGTTCGACATCACCAACAGCAAGATCGCAACCGTGCGCGGCATCGCCGCCCCCACCCGCCTCGCCCGCCTCGCCGAAACCTGGCGGCAGCACGAACCGGAGCCGCCGCTCATCACCCACTGGTGA
- a CDS encoding endonuclease/exonuclease/phosphatase family protein → MENLFRPDAGDTPAAETYTAKLAYLAGLVSGTGADVVALQEIGSPTAAEDLRAALGEPWQAVVSSHPDSRGIRVAVLARHALTEEAQIVALPQAGLPAVPDVDGGTLTHLGRGAVQVHVDCGGPELRLLTAHLKSKLLTYPGGRRYPRSEDERARGAGYALLRRTAEAVALRVHLNEILTAAAVNGQPGMPTILCGDLNDGPDAVTTVLLEGPADGDVHRPDKGDAVRLYNLGRRLPPARAYSRIYQGRGELIDHILATRDLQLRLVSVDSLVDDITSIGASTRSRERAIVPDHAPVIARFTSP, encoded by the coding sequence GTGGAGAACCTGTTCCGACCCGACGCTGGCGACACGCCGGCGGCAGAAACGTACACCGCGAAGCTCGCCTATCTCGCCGGACTCGTCTCCGGCACCGGCGCCGACGTGGTCGCCCTCCAGGAGATCGGCTCCCCGACAGCGGCCGAGGATCTCCGGGCAGCCCTCGGCGAGCCGTGGCAGGCGGTGGTGTCCTCCCACCCGGACAGCCGTGGCATCCGGGTGGCTGTTCTTGCCCGCCACGCCCTGACCGAGGAAGCGCAGATCGTCGCGCTGCCGCAGGCGGGGCTGCCTGCGGTCCCCGACGTTGACGGCGGGACCCTCACGCACCTGGGGCGCGGGGCGGTCCAGGTGCACGTCGACTGCGGCGGCCCCGAGTTACGGCTGCTAACCGCCCACCTCAAGAGCAAGCTGCTCACCTACCCCGGCGGGCGGCGCTACCCCCGCAGCGAAGACGAACGCGCCCGCGGCGCCGGCTACGCCCTGCTGCGCCGCACCGCCGAGGCCGTCGCGCTACGCGTGCACCTCAACGAGATCCTGACCGCAGCCGCCGTCAACGGGCAGCCGGGCATGCCGACGATCCTGTGCGGCGACCTCAACGACGGACCGGACGCCGTCACCACGGTGCTGCTTGAGGGCCCCGCGGACGGCGACGTTCACCGCCCGGACAAGGGCGACGCGGTCCGGCTGTACAACCTCGGACGACGCCTGCCCCCAGCCCGCGCCTACTCCCGCATCTACCAAGGCCGCGGCGAACTGATCGACCACATCCTGGCCACCCGCGACCTCCAGCTGCGACTGGTCAGCGTCGACTCGCTCGTTGACGACATCACCTCCATCGGCGCCTCCACCCGCAGCCGGGAGCGAGCCATCGTGCCGGATCACGCCCCGGTCATCGCTCGATTCACCAGCCCGTAG
- a CDS encoding HNH endonuclease family protein: protein MPVTRQSPRTSLRRRAVTAAAAVALTGAYLLAVDAAPAIATPPGIPSKATAQSQLNALTVKSEGSTSGYSRDLFPHWITISGTCNTRETVLKRDGTSVVTDSSCAAVSGRWYSPYDGATWSAASDVDIDHVVPLAEAWRSGANGWTTSRRQSFANDLSHPQLIAVTDNVNQAKGDQDPSTWQPPLSSYRCTYSKMWITVKYTWGLTLQSAEKSALQSMLNTCSS from the coding sequence ATGCCAGTCACCCGACAGTCCCCCCGAACCTCACTGCGGCGGCGAGCCGTCACCGCCGCAGCCGCCGTGGCGCTGACCGGCGCCTACCTACTCGCCGTGGACGCCGCGCCGGCAATCGCGACGCCTCCCGGCATCCCGTCCAAGGCGACCGCCCAGTCGCAGCTCAACGCCCTCACCGTCAAGTCCGAGGGCTCGACGAGTGGGTACTCCCGGGACCTGTTCCCGCACTGGATTACCATCAGCGGCACCTGCAACACCCGCGAGACCGTCCTCAAGCGCGACGGCACCTCCGTCGTCACCGACAGCAGCTGCGCCGCCGTATCGGGCCGCTGGTACAGCCCATACGACGGCGCGACCTGGTCCGCCGCCTCGGATGTCGACATCGACCACGTCGTGCCCCTCGCCGAGGCGTGGCGCTCAGGTGCCAACGGATGGACCACCAGCCGGCGGCAGAGCTTCGCCAACGACCTCAGCCACCCGCAGCTGATCGCCGTCACCGACAACGTCAACCAGGCCAAGGGCGACCAAGACCCGTCCACCTGGCAGCCGCCCCTGTCGTCCTACCGGTGCACCTACAGCAAAATGTGGATCACCGTGAAGTACACCTGGGGCCTGACCCTGCAGTCGGCCGAGAAGTCCGCCCTGCAGAGCATGCTGAACACCTGCAGCTCCTGA
- a CDS encoding ATP-binding protein: MTDQDRSPPSRGPVRQTALLSASFTRDNFGALRHVIAAQAAAAGLSGDRLEDFVLAVNELIINAVRHGGGRGSVLIRPRGHVALTCEIRDYGGPSQLPRIPDNPPTGVGGRGLWLARRVTDALTLQSTNRGLTATVTMAL, encoded by the coding sequence ATGACAGACCAGGATCGTTCGCCGCCGTCGCGCGGGCCGGTGCGACAGACGGCGCTGCTCTCCGCCTCCTTCACCCGTGACAACTTCGGGGCCCTTCGCCACGTCATCGCGGCGCAGGCAGCAGCAGCCGGCCTGTCCGGGGACCGGCTCGAAGATTTCGTCCTGGCCGTCAATGAACTGATCATCAATGCTGTCCGACACGGCGGCGGCCGCGGCAGTGTCCTTATACGGCCCAGAGGGCATGTCGCCCTCACCTGCGAGATACGGGACTACGGCGGCCCCAGCCAACTCCCGCGGATCCCCGACAACCCGCCCACCGGCGTTGGGGGCCGAGGACTCTGGCTGGCTCGCCGCGTCACCGACGCGCTCACCCTGCAATCGACCAACAGGGGCCTCACCGCCACCGTGACCATGGCTCTGTAG
- a CDS encoding SpoIIE family protein phosphatase, producing the protein MVAKVIGVPVALVSLVDDVCEYFPGAAGLAQPWASTRQTPLGHSFGQSVVMAAKPLVITDARGDDRVCDNPAIEGLGIVGYAGMPLLDDQGNVIGSLCAIDTSPRTWTDAELDLLADLAAACSAKLRLRIAASRVGRELEARVAAQTAVEQLSNRLALAFDRGQVLLAASTALAGTETFEDVVAAVGDVVGGSLGPSFVGLLVRNEQNLLDLVGPTDLPPAVAKWLPISLDDPLPVADAVRAGESVFLGDRSWILARYPHLADAIEAVGWHAVAAIPVPGLRQPLGALFFAWPQAHPFEVDERALITSLAGYVAHALQRASHFQDRVDAARTLQRAMLSHLPRFNHLELTARYQPAHRRDQVGGDWYDAVKIEKDTLAVVIGDVAGHDINAAAQMGQLRSILRGYLVDRQEPPSALLRRLDNANHLLGNPSIASVILAYVGATPDGSHLLQWSNAGHPPPVLVDSDGSVRALAGRNPLLGASRLVRRTNQQQPLSPGSTLVLYTDGLIERRSETFEEGAARLHACLVDHAHLPLDELVDTIVATVPDPAHEDDIAVIALRLPNYAPSPQSWVGTS; encoded by the coding sequence ATGGTTGCCAAGGTCATCGGCGTTCCGGTGGCTCTGGTATCGCTCGTCGACGACGTCTGTGAGTACTTCCCCGGCGCGGCCGGCCTGGCCCAACCGTGGGCCAGCACTCGTCAGACGCCGCTGGGTCATTCCTTCGGCCAATCGGTCGTCATGGCGGCCAAGCCTCTTGTGATCACGGATGCTCGCGGCGATGATCGCGTGTGCGACAACCCCGCGATCGAGGGTCTCGGGATCGTCGGGTACGCCGGGATGCCACTGCTCGACGACCAGGGCAACGTCATCGGCTCCTTGTGCGCGATCGACACCTCGCCTCGGACCTGGACCGACGCCGAACTCGATCTACTGGCTGACTTGGCCGCCGCCTGCTCGGCGAAATTGCGGCTACGCATCGCTGCCAGCCGAGTCGGGCGTGAGCTGGAGGCCCGGGTCGCCGCCCAGACGGCGGTCGAGCAACTGTCCAACCGATTGGCGCTCGCTTTCGACCGCGGTCAGGTCTTGCTCGCCGCCAGTACCGCCCTGGCCGGCACGGAGACCTTCGAGGACGTCGTCGCCGCGGTCGGCGACGTCGTCGGTGGCAGTCTCGGCCCGTCCTTCGTCGGACTGCTGGTGCGAAATGAGCAGAACCTCCTTGATCTGGTCGGCCCCACGGATCTGCCGCCTGCGGTTGCCAAGTGGCTGCCCATCTCGCTCGACGATCCACTGCCGGTCGCCGACGCCGTCCGCGCCGGCGAGTCCGTCTTCCTGGGCGATAGATCATGGATCCTCGCTCGCTACCCGCACCTCGCCGACGCCATCGAAGCGGTGGGCTGGCATGCCGTTGCGGCCATCCCGGTTCCAGGCCTCCGTCAGCCCCTGGGTGCCCTGTTCTTCGCGTGGCCGCAGGCTCATCCGTTTGAGGTCGACGAACGGGCCCTCATCACCTCACTCGCCGGCTACGTCGCCCACGCACTACAACGGGCCAGCCACTTCCAAGACCGAGTAGATGCAGCCAGGACCCTGCAACGTGCCATGCTCAGCCACCTCCCCCGGTTCAATCATCTTGAGCTGACGGCTCGCTATCAGCCGGCGCACCGCCGCGATCAGGTCGGCGGCGACTGGTACGACGCGGTCAAGATCGAGAAGGACACCCTCGCCGTCGTCATCGGGGACGTTGCAGGACACGACATCAACGCCGCGGCGCAGATGGGGCAGCTCCGTTCCATCCTGCGCGGCTACCTCGTCGACCGGCAGGAACCACCGTCGGCCCTGCTCCGGCGCCTCGACAACGCCAACCATCTGCTCGGCAACCCATCGATCGCCTCAGTGATCCTGGCCTACGTCGGCGCCACGCCAGACGGCTCGCACCTCCTGCAATGGTCCAACGCTGGGCACCCCCCGCCCGTACTCGTCGACTCGGACGGCAGCGTACGGGCACTGGCCGGCCGCAATCCGTTGCTCGGCGCGAGTCGCCTCGTCCGCCGCACGAACCAGCAGCAGCCGCTGTCCCCCGGTTCGACACTGGTTCTCTACACCGACGGGCTGATCGAGCGCCGGTCGGAGACGTTCGAGGAAGGTGCCGCTCGACTGCACGCGTGCCTGGTCGACCACGCGCACCTTCCCCTGGACGAGCTGGTCGACACGATTGTCGCAACCGTCCCCGACCCAGCACACGAAGACGACATCGCCGTCATCGCGCTCCGCCTACCCAACTACGCACCATCGCCTCAAAGCTGGGTAGGAACGAGCTGA
- a CDS encoding MarR family winged helix-turn-helix transcriptional regulator, protein MGQQPHHIHCGGDGHECSVEALLPLVGAVVALAVRCLTGLEPELTLPQYRILQLLDSRGPRRVSEIAAELGVMRPAASRLCDRLQRHRLVERRSGLADRREVHLHLTPAGAALLGEIINRQRAALSDLAATLPNLDIRPPHRP, encoded by the coding sequence ATGGGTCAGCAGCCACACCACATCCATTGCGGAGGTGACGGCCACGAATGCAGCGTCGAGGCTCTGCTTCCCCTGGTAGGCGCGGTCGTGGCACTGGCCGTCCGTTGCCTCACCGGCCTTGAGCCGGAGCTCACGTTGCCGCAATACCGGATCCTGCAGCTGCTCGATTCGCGAGGACCACGACGCGTCAGCGAGATCGCCGCCGAGTTAGGTGTCATGAGGCCCGCCGCCTCTCGACTGTGCGACCGCCTGCAACGTCACCGGCTAGTCGAGCGGCGCAGCGGCCTCGCTGACAGGCGCGAGGTGCACTTGCACCTCACACCAGCTGGCGCCGCGCTTCTCGGCGAGATCATTAATCGCCAGCGAGCCGCCCTCAGCGACCTGGCCGCGACTCTTCCCAACCTCGACATCCGACCGCCGCATCGGCCGTAG